Proteins found in one Afipia sp. P52-10 genomic segment:
- a CDS encoding DUF3309 family protein: MSLGTIVLIILIIVLLGGFGGIGGRPFYGTGYYGGGGLGLLIVILLILILLGKI, translated from the coding sequence ATGTCGCTCGGGACCATCGTCCTCATCATTCTCATCATCGTACTGCTTGGAGGATTCGGCGGGATCGGCGGCCGCCCGTTCTATGGAACCGGCTATTACGGAGGCGGTGGCCTTGGGCTGCTGATTGTCATACTCCTCATCCTGATCCTGTTGGGCAAGATCTGA
- a CDS encoding PRC-barrel domain-containing protein, translated as MRKIAGAAVLMAALCSAAYAQTTTTTVETARVMTSLPADAVTVTNYYKQNIYDPSDTKIGDVADVLVDKTGRVVGMIISVGGFLGAGEKDVAIPFEAVRVTQKDGKTYLVVNATKDALKAAPGYKYDRTKTQWIADGK; from the coding sequence ATGAGGAAAATCGCTGGTGCCGCTGTGCTGATGGCCGCTCTCTGCTCGGCAGCCTATGCTCAAACCACCACGACCACCGTCGAGACCGCGCGCGTCATGACGAGTCTGCCTGCCGACGCGGTCACGGTCACCAACTACTACAAGCAGAACATCTATGACCCCTCCGACACCAAGATCGGCGACGTTGCGGACGTGCTCGTTGACAAGACCGGCCGCGTCGTCGGGATGATCATCTCCGTCGGCGGATTCCTTGGTGCAGGCGAGAAGGATGTCGCCATTCCATTCGAAGCGGTTCGCGTCACCCAGAAGGATGGCAAGACTTATCTGGTTGTGAACGCCACCAAGGACGCATTGAAGGCGGCGCCCGGGTACAAGTACGACCGCACCAAGACTCAGTGGATTGCCGACGGCAAGTAA
- a CDS encoding CsbD family protein — translation MDWNRIEGNWKQFKGKIKEKWGQLTDDDLDQIAGRRDQLEGRIQERYGIAKDQAEKDINDWYNQQKW, via the coding sequence ATGGACTGGAATCGCATCGAAGGAAACTGGAAGCAGTTCAAAGGCAAGATCAAGGAGAAATGGGGCCAGCTCACCGACGACGATCTGGACCAGATCGCCGGCCGCCGCGACCAGCTCGAAGGACGGATTCAAGAGCGCTACGGCATAGCCAAGGATCAGGCCGAGAAGGACATCAACGACTGGTACAACCAGCAGAAGTGGTGA